One window from the genome of Ancylothrix sp. D3o encodes:
- the cpdA gene encoding 3',5'-cyclic-AMP phosphodiesterase, with the protein MSQALPLLVAQLTDIHLFATPQQELVGFPTSESFLAVLQTLKELQPSPDLLLLTGDLSQDHTKESYQHLQQLISPLGIPTYWLPGNHDSLPFMDEVLTKFPFLPEKSFQQGNWNFILLNSGVPGYVHGYLSGSTLEWLDRQLSQLPPQPTLVSLHHPPFLVNSEWLDSSTLQNPEELFTVLARYPQVKLVLFGHIHQEFDREFQGIRYLASPSTCIQFKPKSEKFGLDVVEPGFRVLKLYPDGKVETRVERVAFAGRFDLAAKGY; encoded by the coding sequence ATGAGCCAAGCGTTACCCTTGCTTGTTGCACAACTTACCGATATTCACCTCTTCGCCACTCCTCAACAGGAATTAGTCGGTTTTCCAACCAGTGAATCCTTCCTAGCGGTTTTGCAAACCCTTAAAGAGCTACAACCATCTCCTGATTTATTATTGCTCACCGGCGATCTTTCCCAAGACCATACAAAGGAATCTTACCAACACCTACAACAGTTAATTTCTCCCTTGGGAATTCCCACTTATTGGCTCCCTGGCAATCACGACAGTTTGCCTTTTATGGACGAAGTTTTAACGAAATTTCCTTTTTTACCTGAAAAATCTTTTCAGCAGGGAAACTGGAATTTTATATTGCTGAATTCTGGTGTCCCCGGCTATGTTCACGGTTATTTGTCTGGGTCAACTTTAGAATGGTTAGACCGGCAACTTTCCCAACTTCCACCCCAGCCTACCCTTGTGTCTCTGCACCATCCGCCGTTTTTGGTTAATTCTGAATGGTTAGATAGCAGCACTCTCCAAAACCCTGAAGAATTGTTTACTGTTTTGGCCCGCTATCCTCAAGTTAAGCTGGTTTTGTTTGGTCATATTCATCAAGAGTTTGACCGCGAGTTTCAAGGTATTCGCTATTTGGCTTCTCCTTCTACTTGTATTCAGTTTAAACCAAAAAGTGAGAAGTTTGGTTTGGATGTTGTGGAACCGGGTTTTCGGGTTTTGAAGCTTTATCCTGATGGCAAAGTTGAGACGCGGGTTGAGCGGGTTGCTTTTGCGGGTAGGTTTGATTTGGCTGCTAAGGGTTATTGA